A genomic segment from Triticum dicoccoides isolate Atlit2015 ecotype Zavitan chromosome 1A, WEW_v2.0, whole genome shotgun sequence encodes:
- the LOC119288441 gene encoding uncharacterized protein LOC119288441 → MRTRVSSRSRGPPPRAWTASTRRPAEASFTAARRRRADRLLRRQPRKQADPGEDRVSALPDDLLLLVLRRLDTRAALGAGLLSKRWAGLPRELPALDLRVSDVLPPRYRRWLLRYRDIFSSGTFVLYRHRLAHHEFVPGMTRYERRAMRAFTSSVEGLLGARARRRVSSLRVEFFITRNTGCVNRLISQAMDAWGVDDLEVIARPTFRQQTVHAFPGHGLCSSPRLSRLQNLKLGGCVIAHLLHEYHALTRLVLQDVAESPPAAYEGVFASCPQLQVVHLNSCLCGGKDMVMVVDAPSSQIREFVVDKCEIGSIWLRDLPNLERLASLGTHLYFESTAFPCLRQWSLARRHGVDLDGFRQHFRQHLELDLFLGHTPDITDLIIRFTGPDRWIVPSSSPSVLLPNLRRLLVVDVPSSWDVSWPRLLFETAPNLESFHIHIASCMEEPSPSEEISWCPTKFRQHRLEEFVMAGFEATERQIYLVKFVMAVCTALRHVSMFKNGHARDKGHWEWEMVTQQHSWTEEEEDDTLKQIMGTTSSTAAPVQLVLG, encoded by the coding sequence ATGCGGACTCGCGTATCCAGTCGCAGCCGCGGGCCACCACCACGCGCCTGGACCGCATCTACTCGTCGCCCGGCCGAAGCGAGCTTCACCGCGGCCAGGAGGCGTCGCGCGGACCGTCTCCTGCGCCGGCAGCCGCGGAAGCAGGCAGATCCCGGCGAGGACCGTGTCAGCgccctccccgacgacctcctcctcctcgtcctgcgTCGCCTCGACACCCGCGCGGCGCTCGGCGCCGGGCTGCTCTCCAAGCGCTGGGCTGGCCTCCCCCGCGAACTCCCCGCCCTCGACCTCAGGGTCAGCGACGTACTCCCGCCGCGCTACCGGCGGTGGCTCCTCCGCTACCGTGACATCTTCAGCAGCGGAACCTTTGTGTTGTACAGGCATCGCCTCGCGCATCACGAGTTCGTGCCCGGTATGACGAGGTACGAGCGCCGCGCCATGCGCGCCTTCACCAGCTCCGTCGAGGGCCTCCTGGGCGCCCGAGCTCGCCGGAGGGTCAGCAGCCTCAGGGTCGAGTTCTTCATCACGCGCAACACCGGCTGCGTCAACCGGCTGATTTCCCAGGCCATGGATGCTTGGGGTGTCGACGACCTCGAGGTCATCGCCCGGCCGACATTCCGGCAGCAGACCGTGCACGCCTTCCCCGGCCATGGCCTCTGCTCCTCGCCCCGGTTGTCACgcctgcaaaacctcaagcttgggggctGTGTCATCGCGCATCTGCTGCATGAGTACCACGCGCTCACTAGGCTCGTCCTGCAAGACGTTGCCGAGTCACCCCCGGCCGCCTACGAGGGCGTCTTCGCCTCGTGCCCGCAGCTGCAGGTGGTGCACCTCAACTCCTGTCTCTGCGGCGGCAAGGACATGGTCATGGTTGTGGATGCCCCCAGCTCACAGATCAGGGAGTTCGTCGTGGACAAGTGTGAAATAGGATCAATATGGTTGAGGGATCTTCCCAATCTGGAGCGTCTGGCCTCCCTGGGCACACACCTGTACTTCGAGTCCACTGCATTCCCATGCCTAAGGCAATGGAGCCTCGCCCGCCGCCACGGTGTCGACTTGGATGGGTTTCGACAACACTTTCGGCAGCACCTGGAGCTTGACTTGTTTCTTGGACACACCCCGGACATTACCGATCTGATCATCCGGTTCACGGGGCCCGACAGATGGATCGTGCCATCTAGCTCACCATCCGTTTTATTACCTAATTTGAGGCGGCTGTTGGTCGTCGATGTGCCTTCGTCCTGGGACGTTTCTTGGCCCCGTCTTCTCTTTGAGACGGCGCCTAACCTCGAGAGTTTTCACATCCACATTGCCTCTTGCATGGAGGAGCCCAGTCCCAGTGAAGAAATATCCTGGTGTCCGACAAAGTTTCGGCAGCATCGCTTGGAGGAGTTTGTGATGGCTGGTTTTGAGGCAACAGAAAGGCAGATTTACCTTGTCAAGTTTGTCATGGCCGTATGCACGGCGTTGCGTCATGTCAGCATGTTCAAGAATGGGCATGCTCGGGACAAGGGGCACTGGGAATGGGAGATGGTGACACAACAACACTCATGGactgaggaggaagaggatgacacGCTCAAGCAGATTATGGGCACGACATCTTCAACAGCAGCTCCGGTTCAACTGGTTTTAGGCTGA